A portion of the Sabethes cyaneus chromosome 3, idSabCyanKW18_F2, whole genome shotgun sequence genome contains these proteins:
- the LOC128739682 gene encoding chaoptin-like, with protein sequence MGTFYLNVFLFYVFVALPHLATGWYYNCYLDANVLLQDGCNLKNIVVDKQIDAENIYFPPTNINFFNSNFSSFSPTLGRRLSDETEHVNFFNCLSPKVAIPLTLKRLGIFFNNLEKVFANYYEPNKLEQLSIVGTQITEIRFVEVLNQLQFLRIQKNLVRFVNFERFRNLSRLEIIDLRENRISSIEPGLGPITLPILRELHLNGNYLIELDSSLWSLPNLSLLKLDTNFLKSLNLPELESSMPLLSEITLGKNLWNCKRINEIVEYFAAHSISYVSGVDALGCYSFDYVEYLSLSLMDEVTLAGNKMIDLNETSSRYFEDAKSLVLDNLLNRNHKLENILLEINSGVDELRIKYNNLKKWIKNK encoded by the exons ATGGGGACGTTTTACCTCAATGT TTTCCTGTTCTATGTGTTTGTGGCCTTACCCCATCTCGCTACGGGATGGTACTACAATTGCTACCTAGATGCCAACGTCCTGCTGCAAGACGGCTGCAATCTGAAGAATATCGTCGTAGACAAGCAAATCGATGCAGAGAACATCTATTTTCCACCAacgaatattaatttttttaattctaatttctcCTCTTTCTCGCCAACCCTCGGGCGAAGATTGTCGGACGAAACGGAGCACGTGAATTTCTTCAATTGCCTATCACCAAAGGTGGCGATTCCTTTGACGTTGAAACGACTGGGAATATTCTTCAACAATCTGGAAAAGGTGTTTGCCAACTACTACGAACCGAACAAGCTGGAACAGCTGAGCATTGTTGGCACGCAAATTACGGAGATTCGTTTTGTAGAAGTATTAAATCAGCTGCAGTTCCTGCGCATCCAGAAAAATCTTGTTCGGTTTGTCAACTTCGAGCGGTTTCGTAACCTTTCGCGGTTAGAAATTATTGACCTAAGGGAAAATCGAATTTCCAGCATCGAGCCAGGGTTAGGGCCTATTACTCTACCGATACTGCGGGAACTTCATCTAAACGGAAACTATCTAATCGAATTGGACAGTAGTTTGTGGAGCTTACCGAATTTGAGTTTGCTGAAGTTGGATACGAATTTCTTGAAGTCGCTAAATTTACCGGAACTTGAAAGTTCGATGCCGCTTCTTAGTGAAATCACTTTGGGCAAGAATCTCTGGAACTGTAAGCGAATCAATGAGATTGTGGAATATTTTGCCGCTCACAGTATAAGTTATGTTTCTGGCGTTGATGCACTGGGCTGCTATTCGTTTGATTATGTGGAATATTTAAGTTTGTCGTTGATGGATGAAGTCACACTAGCTGGCAATAAGATGATTGACCTAAATGAAACTTCAAGCAGATATTTTGAAGATGCAAAATCGTTGGTGTTGGATAACTTGTTAAACCGGAATCATAAGTTAGAAAATATTCTACTTGAAATTAACTCCGGAGTTGATGAACTACGTATCAAATATAACAATCTAAAAAAGTGGATTAAGAATAAGTGA